Part of the Planctomycetota bacterium genome, CGCGCAAGATTCAGGTTCTTGTGGGGTCACACCCATGGAGGTTCGATTCCTCTCATCCGCATTCCCGAAGCCCGGTCCTTGGCCGGGCTTCCGGTGTTTTTGAGGGGCGTGACCGCGGTGTGTTTGCGGCGCCTCGCCACGGCCCTACCCTTGCCCTGTGATCTATCTGGATAACAACGCGACCACCATGCCGCTGCCAGCGGTCGTGGAGTCGATGCGCGAGGCGCTGGAGGAGAACTGGGGCAATCCCAGCAGCGTCCACCGTCTGGGCCAAGCCGCGCGGTCGCTGATCGAGCGGGCCCGCGAAGTCGTCGCCCGGCTGATTGACTGTTCGGATCGTGAACTGATCTTCACCTCCGGGGGCACCGAGTCCGTGGCGCTGGCCTTGCACGGGGTGCTGGAGGCGCACCCCAAGAAGAGCGCGATCGTCACCAGCCGGCTTGAGCATGCTGCGGTCCGAAACCTGGCGGAACGCCTGGAGTCCGAGGGCCGATGCAAGGTCCATTGGATCCAGCATTCCGGCACGGGCGCCGTCGATCTCGATCACCTGCGCGATGTATTGACAAAGCATGCCAAGGAGCTCGCGCTGGTGTCTCTCATGTCCGCCAACAACGAGACCGGCGTCCTCCTTCCCGCGGGCGAGGTCGGAGCCTTGTGCCGGGAGCATGGAATTCTCTTCCACACCGACGCGACCCAATCCGCCGGACGGGTTCCCTTCGATGTGTCCTTGTCGAGCGCGGACCTGGCCACCTT contains:
- a CDS encoding cysteine desulfurase; its protein translation is MIYLDNNATTMPLPAVVESMREALEENWGNPSSVHRLGQAARSLIERAREVVARLIDCSDRELIFTSGGTESVALALHGVLEAHPKKSAIVTSRLEHAAVRNLAERLESEGRCKVHWIQHSGTGAVDLDHLRDVLTKHAKELALVSLMSANNETGVLLPAGEVGALCREHGILFHTDATQSAGRVPFDVSLSSADLATFSAHKMHGPKGAGALFVRRGVGLSPQVVGGPQERDRRGGTENVPGIAGFAAAAEASMAWLLSADRLAMELMKNEFEKSIRSALPDAVVNGAAAPRLWNTSNIAFPQLEAEAILLALSDRGVCASAGAACSSGSLDPSPVLLAMGVPPLLAHGSIRFSLSRFTTREELAEAAAIVSSCVKKLHASTGAAVRARR